A stretch of the Kroppenstedtia eburnea genome encodes the following:
- a CDS encoding DUF2797 domain-containing protein, with protein MQLTGYVQPLTHQHTDPVTYFWPFPDRELPINELLGEELEINFLGEIACIYCGRKIKKTFNNGSCYPCFRDRAENDLCIVKPHQCHFHLGTCRDAAFGERHCMQPHIVYLAISDDVKVGITRKTNMPKRWIDQGAVTALPIAEVPDRKTAGEIEVHLAQFIKDKTNWRRMLKNEIADRDLLEVRADIEEKIPEKYRGYYQGDREPLTFHYPCLEVPEKIKPLNLDKLDRIRGKLLGAKAQYLILDNGVINIRKFSGYKVEVAV; from the coding sequence ATGCAGCTGACCGGCTATGTCCAGCCGTTGACACATCAGCATACAGATCCGGTCACCTACTTCTGGCCATTTCCCGACCGGGAGCTTCCGATCAACGAGTTGCTGGGAGAAGAGCTGGAGATCAATTTTTTGGGAGAAATAGCTTGTATATACTGTGGACGGAAGATCAAAAAGACTTTTAACAACGGTTCCTGCTATCCTTGTTTCCGGGATCGGGCAGAGAATGACTTATGCATTGTGAAGCCCCATCAATGCCACTTTCACCTGGGCACCTGCCGTGATGCCGCCTTTGGTGAACGCCACTGCATGCAACCCCATATCGTATATCTGGCGATCAGTGATGACGTCAAAGTGGGAATCACCCGGAAAACCAACATGCCGAAGCGATGGATCGACCAGGGGGCAGTGACGGCGCTTCCCATCGCCGAGGTCCCGGACCGCAAAACCGCAGGGGAGATCGAGGTGCACCTGGCACAATTTATCAAGGATAAGACCAACTGGCGCCGGATGCTCAAAAATGAGATCGCCGACCGGGATCTGCTGGAGGTACGTGCCGATATCGAAGAAAAAATCCCCGAAAAGTATCGGGGATACTATCAAGGGGACCGGGAACCGCTCACCTTTCACTATCCCTGTCTGGAAGTTCCGGAAAAGATCAAGCCCCTGAACCTGGACAAGCTGGACCGGATCCGGGGCAAACTGCTCGGAGCCAAGGCCCAGTATCTGATTCTGGACAACGGGGTGATCAACATCCGCAAGTTCAGCGGATATAAAGTGGAAGTGGCAGTTTGA